The DNA window AGCCCAATCGTCCGTCGTCGACGGTCGGTCCGGACGCGCTTCGTGGTGACCCGTTCTCGCCGACAGTATATGTGCGTCGCCGACGAACTCGGGGTATGGAAACCGTTACCCACGGCGGCCGGACGACGGCCTACGAACGGGCGGGCGACGATCGTGATGGTGCGCGGGTGCTGTACGTCCACGGCAGCGGGGCGGACAGGGAGATCTGGCGTGCCCAGTTGGACGAGGACACGCGGCCGGCGGTCGCGCTCGATCTGAGTGGCCACGGCGACTCCGAAGACGTCGACGCCGATCCGGGCTACGAGGCGCTCTCGGCGTACGCCGACGACGTGCTCGCAGTCGCCGACGCGACCGACGCCGAGATCCTCGTCGGTAACTCGCTCGGCGGCGCGATCTGTCAGCATCTCGCGCTCGAACGCGACGCGTCGCCAGCGGGCCTCGTGCTCGCCGGGACCGGCGCGAAGCTCACCGTGATGGACGACCTGCGCGCGTGGCTCGACGAGGACTTCGACCGCGCCATCGAGTTCCTCCACGCCGAGGATCGACTGTTTCACGACACCGACCGTCCCGCAGTCGAGAGCTCGAAGGCCACGATGCGCGCGGTCGGCCAAG is part of the Halococcus salifodinae DSM 8989 genome and encodes:
- a CDS encoding alpha/beta fold hydrolase; protein product: METVTHGGRTTAYERAGDDRDGARVLYVHGSGADREIWRAQLDEDTRPAVALDLSGHGDSEDVDADPGYEALSAYADDVLAVADATDAEILVGNSLGGAICQHLALERDASPAGLVLAGTGAKLTVMDDLRAWLDEDFDRAIEFLHAEDRLFHDTDRPAVESSKATMRAVGQATTRRDFETCHRFDVRGQLDGIDAPTLAICGEHDGLTPPRYHEYLAENVPNATATVLPDAAHLAMIEQPTAFDDAIEGFVREIEDEMPRS